The following are encoded together in the Desulfobotulus pelophilus genome:
- a CDS encoding cytochrome c3 family protein: MKQKRKLIIILAASATFLCAAAIALAAQGKTDVDDVIQMKTPIYEEHQRPLVTFTHKKHAEDYGISCGDCHHDDKGQPLELVMGDPVQSCAACHSIPGQRARGDQTPKLDFHAEAMHDNCRTCHAQFNRDKGERIAPVMCNQCHTN, translated from the coding sequence ATGAAACAAAAAAGAAAACTGATCATCATCCTTGCCGCCTCGGCAACCTTTCTTTGTGCTGCAGCCATAGCGCTGGCAGCGCAGGGTAAAACCGACGTTGATGATGTCATTCAGATGAAAACACCCATCTACGAAGAACATCAGAGACCCCTTGTAACATTCACCCACAAAAAACATGCTGAAGATTATGGAATTTCCTGTGGAGACTGTCACCATGATGACAAGGGACAACCCCTTGAACTGGTAATGGGTGACCCCGTACAGTCCTGTGCCGCGTGCCATAGCATTCCCGGCCAGAGAGCCAGAGGAGATCAGACTCCGAAACTCGATTTCCATGCTGAAGCCATGCATGACAACTGCCGCACCTGCCATGCCCAGTTTAACAGGGATAAGGGTGAGCGCATTGCTCCGGTAATGTGCAACCAGTGTCATACAAACTGA
- the tatC gene encoding twin-arginine translocase subunit TatC, with protein MKDESLSLMDHLTELRKRLVRCIIAITVGFLICYGFKEELFFILVAPLQEAMGTTGSTLIFTGLPEAFFTYLKVALLGGLLLASPYILTEFWLFVSPGLYRTEKKILIPIIFLSVLFFLGGAFFGYFIVFPWGFRFFLGFATENIQALPAMKEYLSFSSKMLLAFGLVFEMPLILTAMAKMGIVTHQFLSKNRKYALLLFFGMAAILTPPDVVTQIMMAIPLVLLYEVSILGARIFQRQSLDQKNPDSAGHSS; from the coding sequence ATGAAGGATGAGTCTCTCTCCCTTATGGATCATCTTACAGAACTCAGAAAACGATTGGTCCGCTGTATCATCGCCATAACCGTCGGCTTTCTCATTTGTTACGGGTTCAAAGAAGAGCTTTTTTTTATTCTCGTAGCCCCTCTTCAGGAAGCTATGGGCACAACAGGGTCCACCCTTATTTTTACAGGACTCCCGGAAGCTTTTTTCACCTATCTGAAAGTGGCTCTGCTCGGGGGGCTTCTTCTTGCATCACCCTATATCCTGACTGAATTCTGGCTGTTCGTTTCTCCCGGACTATACCGAACAGAAAAAAAAATTCTGATACCCATTATTTTTCTTTCTGTTCTCTTTTTCCTTGGAGGAGCTTTTTTTGGTTACTTTATCGTTTTTCCATGGGGCTTTCGATTTTTTCTGGGCTTTGCCACGGAAAATATTCAGGCCCTGCCCGCGATGAAAGAGTATCTTTCTTTTTCCAGCAAAATGCTTCTGGCTTTCGGTCTGGTTTTTGAAATGCCCCTTATTCTTACAGCCATGGCAAAAATGGGAATTGTAACACATCAATTTCTTTCTAAAAACCGCAAGTATGCCCTTCTTCTTTTTTTTGGAATGGCCGCCATCCTGACACCTCCGGATGTGGTTACACAGATCATGATGGCCATACCCCTCGTATTGCTTTATGAAGTAAGCATTCTCGGGGCCCGTATTTTTCAGCGACAATCTCTGGATCAGAAAAATCCAGACAGTGCAGGTCATTCATCATAA
- the tatA gene encoding twin-arginine translocase TatA/TatE family subunit, whose translation MFGLGMPEILVILAVALIVIGPKKLPDLARSLGKAFGEFKTASRDFKDALNAEADPAKKPQAIDAPEKNKDKESRHEG comes from the coding sequence ATGTTTGGTTTGGGCATGCCTGAAATTCTAGTGATCCTTGCCGTGGCACTGATTGTGATCGGACCTAAAAAGCTACCGGATCTTGCCCGCTCCCTGGGAAAAGCCTTTGGTGAGTTTAAAACGGCCTCCAGAGATTTTAAAGATGCCCTGAATGCGGAGGCAGATCCCGCTAAGAAACCACAGGCCATTGATGCACCGGAGAAAAATAAGGATAAAGAAAGCCGCCATGAAGGATGA